In a single window of the Flammeovirga agarivorans genome:
- a CDS encoding toprim domain-containing protein encodes MSRLQEILEENDLNPKLAGNEIRCKCIHRENHSSEGGKGDGSSSLFINPAKGVYNCFSCGEAGTLTRFLDHLGVEPYEAFEIVTDLKEEEDVAKVIQEKEPLLHDCRRLSKEYLSRGYRRTTLRKFLIAEASTGVTAIPYFENNKVVAIKTRWINAKGDREFHVEGILERKKFLYNLDKVSNAKKIALVEGESDVWRLDQYGIPAVATLGTSVTLDQALLLLDFEEVVLFFDNDIAGESAAKKLYKALDSHINISFAIYSSNDPGDCSEEEALECYNNPSDYFEYSLTLEDTDLTDAQDFANKFNEVKDIPFF; translated from the coding sequence ATGAGTAGACTACAAGAAATTTTAGAAGAAAATGACCTAAACCCAAAGCTGGCGGGAAATGAAATTCGATGTAAATGCATACACCGAGAAAATCACTCTAGCGAAGGGGGAAAGGGAGACGGTTCTAGTTCTTTGTTCATTAATCCAGCGAAGGGAGTGTATAACTGCTTTAGTTGCGGTGAAGCAGGTACACTCACCCGCTTTCTTGATCATTTAGGCGTTGAGCCTTATGAAGCTTTCGAAATAGTAACAGACTTAAAAGAAGAAGAAGACGTAGCCAAGGTCATACAAGAGAAAGAACCCCTATTGCATGATTGCAGAAGGTTATCGAAAGAGTACCTGAGCAGAGGTTATCGAAGAACGACCCTAAGAAAATTTTTAATCGCAGAAGCTTCGACAGGAGTAACCGCAATACCCTACTTTGAAAATAACAAGGTGGTTGCTATAAAAACTCGTTGGATAAATGCTAAGGGAGATCGCGAATTTCATGTAGAAGGAATTTTAGAACGCAAAAAGTTTCTATACAATCTAGATAAGGTATCTAACGCTAAAAAAATCGCTCTTGTAGAAGGGGAGTCAGATGTTTGGCGATTAGATCAATATGGCATTCCTGCAGTAGCCACTCTAGGAACTTCAGTCACCTTAGATCAAGCACTACTACTACTAGATTTCGAAGAGGTAGTTTTGTTTTTTGACAACGATATAGCAGGCGAAAGTGCTGCAAAAAAATTATACAAGGCGTTAGACAGTCACATAAACATTTCGTTTGCCATTTATTCTTCAAATGATCCAGGAGATTGTAGCGAAGAAGAGGCTCTAGAATGTTATAATAACCCAAGCGATTATTTTGAGTATTCTCTCACGTTAGAGGATACCGATCTTACAGATGCTCAAGACTTTGCCAACAAATTTAATGAGGTTAAAGACATTCCGTTTTTTTAA
- a CDS encoding PD-(D/E)XK nuclease family protein codes for MLRSETLRSYLERGISQLSIEKKQAGIEARRLGQKILLGKRIDEHLGAMLPVLMRGERKRNKVHPSELHDGCSRKLWYDINEEEFSDLPDPIPASLQLTFDIGHFVHLYVQECLRQQGILEAAEYPIRNRKRKVDGRADGIVNLRKKRYVLEVKTHGDFTTKHLKYAPIEKHEGQASFYANELIQQGEQIDGIIYLYINKNTSEIREFIRPVRKDLVRAMNKIVDEGLSKTLPSKRKCKVSDSQRACSCPYRTTCWDQS; via the coding sequence ATGTTAAGGTCAGAAACACTACGCTCATATTTAGAGCGCGGAATTTCTCAATTAAGTATAGAAAAAAAGCAAGCGGGAATAGAAGCTCGCAGATTAGGTCAAAAGATCCTTCTTGGCAAAAGGATTGATGAACACCTTGGAGCAATGCTTCCTGTACTTATGAGAGGAGAGCGAAAAAGAAATAAAGTACATCCGTCAGAATTACATGACGGGTGTTCAAGAAAGTTATGGTATGACATCAACGAAGAGGAGTTTTCGGATTTACCCGACCCGATTCCCGCAAGTCTTCAGTTGACCTTCGATATAGGGCATTTTGTTCATTTATATGTTCAGGAGTGTCTACGTCAACAAGGGATATTAGAAGCAGCGGAATACCCGATAAGAAATCGAAAACGAAAAGTTGATGGTAGAGCAGACGGGATCGTAAATCTGCGTAAAAAACGATACGTCTTAGAAGTGAAAACTCACGGGGATTTTACTACAAAGCATCTAAAATATGCTCCTATTGAAAAGCATGAAGGTCAAGCTTCTTTTTATGCAAATGAGTTGATCCAACAGGGAGAGCAGATTGATGGAATAATCTATTTGTACATCAACAAGAATACTAGTGAAATCAGGGAATTTATTCGACCTGTACGAAAGGATCTTGTTCGAGCTATGAATAAAATTGTTGATGAAGGTTTAAGTAAAACCCTCCCAAGTAAACGCAAATGTAAAGTAAGCGACAGCCAAAGGGCATGCAGCTGTCCCTACAGAACCACATGCTGGGATCAGTCCTAG
- a CDS encoding stage V sporulation protein S, whose translation MIKVSTQTNVQRLAKSIEQGLRQQESVNLVSVGAGALNQKIKAVIEASGRFYTKGVKLSYNHSFTNVSDGKVAISTKVLKERIGLIQATSAL comes from the coding sequence ATCATCAAAGTATCAACACAGACGAACGTACAAAGGCTCGCAAAGTCGATAGAGCAAGGTCTTCGACAGCAGGAAAGCGTAAACCTCGTCTCCGTAGGAGCAGGAGCGCTTAATCAAAAAATAAAAGCCGTAATCGAGGCCAGTGGTAGATTTTATACAAAAGGCGTTAAGCTTAGTTATAATCACTCTTTCACAAATGTCTCAGACGGAAAGGTAGCAATTAGTACTAAGGTGCTTAAAGAACGAATTGGTTTAATCCAAGCTACTTCTGCCCTCTAA
- a CDS encoding AAA family ATPase: MNQEFSTVSFSTDTGAFTAMRDEAVQCNFGGVATTIVNVKAGEHIVPKNQTRVVYFEGDVQKNLEFTAAFEDENFLKKNEKAIFLATLHSTQDGSTNDGSHYCGVLYLVKNSPKNLEYDKEGPDKLSYARSVFYEEILKDKSLEKQVKDTFRRKLKKKTFIERKWSAFKKITVEDDKYYADEFLQKRLVHSFSRKANSLLVGHTGTGKTVLAKLLLEKLNMEYAYINMGAMQDAISGLIGNHIIKDGESVFEYSPFVKALKDPNVKGILLDEISRAPSGANNILFPVLDGTGVMKLDTAFGEDAGEIDVSDKVFIATANLGADYSGTHKIDRALLDRFRLFEVEYVKSDIEQKILMSKYPSLEEKEAQKIASVFEAIRDLYQSDSISTFVSIRYSEQVAEMVADGFPLIESLESVVLPLFEKGDGGEQDQIRSTFLLKA; the protein is encoded by the coding sequence ATGAATCAAGAATTTTCAACGGTATCCTTTTCTACGGATACAGGGGCGTTTACTGCAATGCGTGATGAAGCTGTGCAGTGCAACTTTGGAGGTGTTGCTACCACTATCGTAAATGTAAAAGCAGGAGAACATATCGTCCCAAAAAACCAAACTCGCGTAGTTTATTTTGAAGGAGACGTTCAGAAAAACCTAGAGTTTACAGCAGCATTTGAGGATGAAAATTTTTTGAAGAAAAACGAAAAAGCTATTTTCTTAGCCACCCTTCATAGTACGCAGGATGGATCTACTAATGATGGATCACACTACTGCGGGGTACTTTACCTTGTAAAAAACAGCCCAAAGAATTTGGAGTATGATAAAGAAGGCCCCGATAAATTATCTTATGCAAGATCTGTGTTTTATGAGGAAATCTTAAAAGATAAATCCCTTGAAAAGCAGGTAAAAGATACCTTTAGAAGAAAGCTAAAGAAAAAGACATTCATAGAAAGGAAATGGAGTGCATTTAAAAAGATCACTGTAGAGGATGATAAATACTATGCAGATGAATTCTTACAAAAGAGGTTAGTGCACTCTTTTTCTAGAAAGGCAAATTCTCTCTTGGTTGGACATACCGGAACAGGAAAGACGGTGTTAGCCAAACTACTTCTTGAAAAACTAAACATGGAGTATGCATACATCAACATGGGAGCCATGCAAGATGCTATCTCTGGGTTGATTGGTAATCATATCATAAAAGATGGAGAGTCAGTATTTGAGTATTCACCTTTTGTTAAGGCTCTAAAAGATCCTAATGTAAAAGGAATACTGCTAGACGAAATTAGTAGAGCGCCATCTGGGGCAAATAACATTCTATTTCCTGTACTTGATGGAACGGGAGTTATGAAGCTGGATACGGCTTTTGGTGAAGATGCAGGAGAAATTGATGTATCAGATAAAGTATTTATTGCAACAGCTAACTTGGGTGCAGACTATTCAGGGACACATAAAATAGATCGAGCATTGCTTGATAGATTCCGACTGTTTGAGGTAGAATATGTCAAGTCTGATATTGAACAAAAAATCCTCATGTCTAAATATCCTTCACTAGAGGAAAAAGAAGCTCAAAAAATTGCGAGTGTATTTGAGGCAATAAGAGACTTATACCAAAGTGATAGTATATCAACCTTTGTATCTATTCGATACAGCGAACAGGTTGCAGAAATGGTTGCTGATGGGTTTCCATTAATTGAGTCGTTAGAGTCCGTTGTATTACCTCTTTTTGAAAAAGGAGATGGTGGTGAACAGGATCAAATAAGATCTACTTTTCTACTTAAAGCATAA
- a CDS encoding P-loop NTPase family protein has product MSELNELIGELAERYGGSTIIRPATETPKVEFIPTMIPTVDKILGGGVAINRITELYGDFSSGKSWLTYNIISQFQRFDWKNRIPNGIRKIDFEKKLIKGKGRRKDRTVYDIKKIHSEVEDAETKVVVLIDFEKSYSKEWGEKQGIWNEHLIHIVPSSPDEAIDITETFLSSNSVGLVCFDSIHAVGGVNEVNESMEKNTVGESARLWNRGFRKFQAALNRNEGDDTTLIFINSAYTEMGMFGGEKVKGGKGAAFAKSVSLRMQGLAPEKSKEEVLGKEISIHNKKNKVAKPHLSGRIFLSLSDNARVPFGTCDRTMQIIEIAAEEGIVQQSGAFFQYDGQKKCQGKLKFADWLESSGELEKIVADVYEALGITL; this is encoded by the coding sequence ATGTCTGAATTAAACGAATTAATCGGGGAGTTAGCGGAACGTTACGGAGGATCAACGATCATTAGACCAGCTACAGAAACTCCAAAGGTGGAATTTATTCCTACAATGATCCCAACGGTGGATAAAATTTTGGGAGGCGGTGTTGCTATCAATAGGATCACTGAACTGTACGGAGATTTTTCTTCGGGCAAGTCATGGTTGACTTATAATATAATTAGTCAGTTCCAGAGGTTTGATTGGAAAAATAGAATCCCCAATGGAATCAGAAAAATCGATTTTGAAAAGAAGTTGATTAAGGGAAAAGGTCGAAGAAAAGACCGCACAGTATATGACATTAAAAAAATCCATTCGGAAGTAGAGGATGCTGAAACCAAAGTAGTAGTCCTTATAGACTTTGAGAAGTCCTACTCAAAAGAGTGGGGTGAAAAGCAAGGGATTTGGAACGAACACTTAATTCATATTGTACCTTCTTCGCCTGACGAGGCTATTGACATAACTGAGACGTTCCTTTCTTCAAACAGCGTAGGGCTAGTCTGCTTCGACTCAATACATGCTGTTGGGGGTGTAAATGAAGTGAATGAATCTATGGAAAAGAATACCGTAGGTGAGTCCGCTCGTCTTTGGAACAGAGGTTTCAGAAAGTTTCAAGCTGCACTGAATCGTAATGAAGGGGATGATACGACCCTTATTTTCATCAACAGTGCTTACACTGAAATGGGAATGTTTGGCGGTGAAAAAGTTAAGGGCGGTAAAGGTGCTGCCTTTGCAAAGTCGGTATCTCTTCGAATGCAGGGATTAGCTCCCGAAAAATCGAAAGAAGAAGTATTGGGAAAAGAAATCTCTATACATAACAAGAAAAACAAAGTTGCAAAACCTCACCTTTCGGGTAGAATATTTTTATCACTGTCGGACAATGCTCGCGTTCCTTTCGGGACATGTGACCGAACAATGCAGATCATAGAAATAGCAGCGGAAGAAGGTATTGTACAACAATCAGGGGCATTCTTTCAATATGATGGGCAGAAAAAATGCCAAGGTAAATTAAAGTTCGCAGATTGGTTGGAGTCTAGTGGGGAGTTAGAAAAAATCGTAGCAGACGTTTACGAAGCACTTGGAATCACCCTTTAG
- a CDS encoding RuvC family protein yields MRRNTKQIKAILKSRNTHKYLDLMLQNEEIAFVGIDPGKSGAMAIIYHDEVVVYPNPTTAVEAYAFIKDFQENSRLERGQYICIMENVHSMPRDGSKQAFSFGENKGIMSLIAYTLFARVIFETPATWMKHFKLKKGKTESTTKYKNRLKSLAISFFTNLKVTLKTSDALLIALYTKEKMHYAKHHQSINTDERTKARKVDRARSSTAGKRKPRLRRSRSA; encoded by the coding sequence GTGAGAAGAAATACAAAGCAAATAAAAGCGATTTTAAAAAGTAGAAATACACACAAATATTTAGATCTTATGTTACAAAATGAGGAAATTGCTTTCGTTGGAATTGACCCTGGAAAGAGTGGGGCGATGGCTATTATATATCATGACGAGGTGGTAGTTTATCCCAACCCAACGACTGCAGTAGAGGCATATGCATTTATAAAGGATTTTCAAGAAAATTCTCGCTTAGAAAGAGGGCAATATATTTGTATCATGGAGAATGTACATTCGATGCCCCGCGATGGAAGTAAGCAGGCGTTCTCTTTTGGTGAAAATAAAGGTATAATGAGTTTGATTGCTTATACTCTTTTTGCACGGGTTATTTTTGAAACACCCGCTACTTGGATGAAGCATTTTAAACTCAAAAAGGGTAAGACTGAATCAACAACAAAATATAAAAACAGATTAAAATCCTTGGCGATTTCGTTCTTTACAAATCTGAAGGTAACTTTGAAAACGAGCGATGCATTACTGATTGCACTATACACAAAGGAAAAAATGCACTATGCAAAACATCATCAAAGTATCAACACAGACGAACGTACAAAGGCTCGCAAAGTCGATAGAGCAAGGTCTTCGACAGCAGGAAAGCGTAAACCTCGTCTCCGTAGGAGCAGGAGCGCTTAA
- a CDS encoding DNA polymerase produces MMRRQVIKKRTQLEKFAKEVDLSQDLGFDTETLGTKIDRLQITSLQFHDRENKVSWSILTKESTFGEITLRDLKEVLNPILPKMKIVGQNLKFDLWVLKVNGLSDPILKDDTLILIYLADATIFTKALKERLHKDLSVPKTHIWGLDEKCTERSNEVFGLGIGSKGKPRSKKISWDFITTNWKAVTRPCPRYDLVVEKYGKTTLTDFWNNFLELSEDEEVCDIPLITEEIFIDYGLNDVEYILPLRDFWLAKLSPKQVKLYEEIELPFLKILVKALDKGAYIDRQLLENTGKKVKESLDKIEVQIYNLTGIHFNIGSSDQLAEVLYQRLGFPILARTDKGKPSTKASVLKDLNKTHPHKLLDLLLQRADLAALWSKFYSKLPDHIVNDKIHCQFNQAIVETGRLSSSDPNLQQVVNHKEYPVRDAFVPRPGYAMVVYDFSQVEPRILTHASGDPFLTEIYQNDRDIYQEIADEIGIKRSESKTLVLAIMYGMGAKSVSETLGITELEAKNYLNNFLAKMPSISKTRKSVEDAAKAAGFAEDMFGRRRPLNFHNKEDKNRALRQSFNFLIQGSASSVFKLSTIKVEEVMKKYNGFMTMFVHDEIIAEVPIKDVWKASLEMKEAMESTIALSVPLKSDGGVVKNWGDGKREITLSKQEVEELMTPKLSIQEIINLSLGYQCLN; encoded by the coding sequence ATGATGCGAAGACAGGTCATTAAGAAACGAACCCAATTAGAAAAATTCGCAAAGGAAGTCGATTTATCTCAAGATTTAGGCTTTGATACGGAGACATTGGGAACTAAGATTGATAGACTACAGATCACAAGCTTACAATTCCATGATAGAGAGAATAAGGTGAGTTGGTCTATCCTTACAAAAGAAAGTACTTTCGGAGAGATTACCTTACGTGATCTAAAGGAAGTGCTTAATCCTATTTTACCTAAAATGAAAATTGTTGGTCAAAATCTAAAATTTGATCTTTGGGTTTTAAAAGTAAATGGTTTGTCTGATCCTATTTTGAAGGATGATACTTTAATTCTCATATATCTAGCTGATGCAACCATATTTACAAAGGCATTAAAAGAGAGACTTCATAAAGATTTATCAGTTCCTAAAACACATATCTGGGGACTTGACGAAAAATGCACAGAAAGGTCAAACGAAGTTTTTGGACTCGGCATCGGATCAAAAGGAAAGCCCCGATCAAAAAAGATCAGTTGGGATTTTATAACAACAAATTGGAAAGCGGTAACAAGGCCCTGTCCTCGATATGACTTAGTAGTTGAGAAGTATGGGAAAACGACCCTAACAGATTTTTGGAATAACTTTCTAGAGCTTTCTGAGGATGAAGAAGTTTGTGACATACCACTGATTACAGAGGAAATCTTTATTGATTACGGATTAAATGATGTAGAATACATCTTACCATTAAGGGACTTTTGGCTTGCTAAACTAAGCCCCAAACAGGTGAAGCTATACGAAGAAATAGAATTACCATTCCTTAAAATACTAGTAAAAGCTTTGGATAAAGGGGCATACATAGATAGACAGCTCCTAGAAAATACGGGTAAAAAAGTAAAAGAGAGTCTTGATAAAATTGAAGTACAAATCTACAATCTTACAGGCATTCACTTTAACATTGGATCGAGCGACCAACTTGCAGAAGTACTGTACCAACGATTAGGATTTCCTATACTCGCAAGAACAGATAAGGGTAAACCTTCTACTAAGGCTTCAGTATTAAAAGATTTAAATAAAACTCACCCACACAAACTTCTAGACCTACTTCTTCAAAGGGCAGATCTTGCAGCACTTTGGAGTAAATTTTATTCAAAACTTCCCGATCACATAGTAAATGATAAAATACACTGCCAGTTTAATCAGGCAATTGTAGAAACAGGAAGACTTTCGTCTTCAGACCCAAACCTACAACAAGTAGTAAACCACAAAGAATATCCTGTAAGGGATGCATTTGTACCCCGACCAGGGTATGCGATGGTTGTATACGACTTTTCGCAAGTTGAACCCCGAATTCTTACACACGCTTCTGGGGATCCTTTTCTCACAGAAATCTACCAAAATGACAGGGACATCTACCAAGAAATAGCAGACGAAATAGGCATTAAAAGATCTGAATCGAAGACACTTGTGCTAGCCATTATGTACGGTATGGGTGCAAAATCTGTCTCAGAAACGCTCGGAATCACTGAGCTTGAGGCTAAAAATTACCTTAATAATTTCTTAGCAAAAATGCCTTCTATTTCTAAAACAAGGAAATCAGTTGAAGATGCTGCAAAAGCTGCGGGTTTCGCTGAAGACATGTTTGGTAGAAGAAGACCACTAAACTTTCACAATAAGGAAGATAAAAACAGAGCTTTAAGACAGTCCTTTAACTTTTTGATCCAAGGAAGTGCGAGTAGTGTATTTAAGCTCTCTACTATCAAAGTGGAGGAAGTAATGAAAAAGTATAATGGATTCATGACAATGTTTGTTCATGATGAAATTATCGCAGAGGTCCCAATAAAAGATGTTTGGAAAGCATCACTTGAAATGAAAGAGGCAATGGAATCTACCATAGCACTTTCGGTTCCACTGAAGTCTGACGGAGGTGTGGTAAAAAATTGGGGAGATGGTAAACGTGAAATCACACTATCTAAACAAGAAGTTGAGGAGCTTATGACTCCTAAGTTGTCTATTCAAGAAATCATCAATCTATCATTAGGATACCAATGTCTGAATTAA
- a CDS encoding 7-cyano-7-deazaguanine synthase, which produces MSHKYEPKVLLYSGGFDSFLLRKRLRESLEPLTLLHFNVGVDYSKREQEQVRNQIYAPNEDLKINDTFRMESEANHYVPLRNIYFFLKAFEHAPKVFVGTTVFDFFRDTNEDILKAVENFMKVYYYNVPKPENWKGFSPEVISPHKDLSKSEALNLCLEENVVTEKEISELISCYAPTTDKGCGKCSACVRKAVALANNDIGIDCFDQDVKPHIEALYKDQLEYMSTFSLFDQWQEEYEKALDK; this is translated from the coding sequence ATGTCACACAAATATGAACCTAAAGTACTTCTGTATTCAGGAGGCTTTGACTCTTTTTTGCTTAGAAAGCGATTAAGGGAATCACTAGAACCACTCACGCTTTTACACTTCAATGTAGGTGTAGATTATTCAAAAAGAGAACAGGAACAAGTACGTAATCAGATATACGCCCCTAATGAAGATCTTAAGATCAATGATACATTTAGGATGGAGTCTGAGGCAAACCATTATGTTCCTCTTCGCAATATTTATTTTTTCCTCAAGGCTTTTGAGCATGCTCCAAAAGTTTTTGTTGGAACTACAGTATTTGACTTTTTTAGGGACACTAACGAAGATATTCTCAAAGCTGTAGAGAACTTTATGAAGGTATATTATTACAATGTACCTAAACCCGAAAACTGGAAAGGGTTCTCCCCCGAAGTTATTTCCCCGCATAAGGACTTGTCCAAGTCTGAAGCATTAAACCTATGTCTTGAGGAAAATGTGGTTACAGAAAAAGAAATTTCTGAACTCATTTCTTGTTATGCCCCTACTACAGATAAGGGGTGTGGTAAGTGTTCTGCCTGTGTAAGAAAAGCAGTAGCACTTGCTAATAATGATATAGGGATTGATTGTTTCGATCAAGATGTAAAACCTCATATTGAAGCCTTATATAAGGACCAACTTGAGTATATGTCAACTTTCTCACTTTTTGATCAATGGCAGGAAGAGTACGAAAAAGCACTAGACAAATAG
- a CDS encoding DnaB-like helicase C-terminal domain-containing protein encodes MNFSQDSAIEALSKNSHSRFDEYTEAKSNKGIRYLPTGHKHLDDAFHGWERGKVYGIAARPGLGKTFLACEHMVQIDRILPYTNAKGEVIDGDILVFSLELTFDQIIRRFDSMLSKVSYHRLSKATLTKAEERTYSRYLRISAKKSRILVADKVFSLAEMKAIALARKPSIILIDGLYQAKAIRKVRGNSTHEHILAISRDLKIMAKEIDVPIVYTTQMNREGEGSKKFDSSFDAQKAVAFSDALVQDADVLLVGYQTPEMKVRNSFGLQSAKTRDGDELSCEYELDLVDMKFGYKEGEDSADPSGSAIPHVTF; translated from the coding sequence GTGAATTTTTCACAGGACTCAGCGATAGAAGCTTTATCCAAAAATTCGCACTCAAGATTTGATGAATACACGGAGGCAAAGTCCAATAAGGGTATTCGTTATCTTCCGACAGGCCACAAACACTTAGATGATGCTTTTCATGGATGGGAGCGTGGAAAAGTATATGGCATTGCTGCACGACCAGGTTTAGGAAAGACATTTCTTGCTTGCGAACATATGGTTCAAATTGACCGAATACTTCCCTATACAAATGCAAAGGGTGAAGTGATAGACGGGGACATTTTAGTGTTTTCGCTAGAATTAACTTTTGACCAAATCATTAGAAGGTTTGATTCTATGCTTTCAAAGGTCAGCTATCACAGACTGAGCAAGGCAACCCTTACTAAAGCAGAAGAGAGAACCTACTCAAGGTATTTGAGAATCTCCGCTAAAAAGTCTCGAATCTTAGTAGCGGATAAGGTTTTTTCACTTGCTGAAATGAAAGCGATTGCATTAGCAAGGAAGCCTTCTATCATTTTAATTGATGGTTTATACCAGGCAAAAGCGATTAGAAAAGTTAGAGGAAATTCAACCCACGAACACATCCTAGCGATTTCAAGAGATTTGAAAATTATGGCTAAGGAAATTGATGTACCGATTGTGTACACTACCCAAATGAACAGAGAGGGCGAAGGATCAAAGAAATTTGATTCGTCATTCGATGCACAAAAGGCGGTAGCATTCTCAGATGCGTTAGTTCAAGATGCTGATGTTCTTTTAGTGGGGTATCAAACACCAGAAATGAAGGTGAGAAATTCTTTCGGACTTCAGTCTGCAAAAACACGAGATGGGGATGAACTTTCATGCGAGTACGAACTTGATCTTGTAGACATGAAATTTGGATATAAAGAAGGAGAAGATTCAGCAGACCCTTCAGGATCAGCAATTCCACATGTAACATTCTAA
- a CDS encoding vWA domain-containing protein, with amino-acid sequence MEKELATEIKEFEKIVEGKLPETFEEVCEYSRKTFDWIKSKFEDSSDLNNESSSDSSESEGDASSDSSNSSGNKKVSDKGKKSKPSKNPEEESDREGDSESQTEKDRSGDSDETEDSKDGEGGDSDKDSDSKPEGDTSGNGDSFENVVDKSENIKDIVETLGGSPSPTGGDNAEKPKEQKQHIHITFKEYSTIDGVVVVEGKECDNRQYNRAIAEVRGDAQFLSRRLNAVAETREYVRNSQRTGKMDRSKIAEVKAGVSSIYMQKEVVETGVVGVGILVDNSGSMKLEEPGGRTRSDVAKEVALCITKAAQSVPKMEVRVWAHDTAESYHVSGGATLRELYTRGTKTLKKIPQLDPEGSNADADALIKTKKLMEEEFGQNFILILISDGEPTDVSVQLEGKLKTEDAEKALKLSVDKIRKEGIPFIPVLIGPVRAANYLYGNGKFLDFSSGDFYKSFIRFFTKEVSKKLNTY; translated from the coding sequence ATGGAGAAGGAACTTGCAACAGAAATCAAAGAATTTGAAAAAATCGTAGAAGGTAAACTTCCCGAAACCTTTGAAGAAGTTTGCGAGTACTCAAGGAAAACCTTTGATTGGATTAAGTCAAAGTTTGAGGATTCCTCAGACTTAAATAATGAATCTAGCAGCGACTCCTCAGAATCAGAGGGAGATGCTTCTTCTGACTCTTCTAATAGTAGCGGTAACAAAAAAGTGTCTGACAAGGGTAAAAAAAGTAAACCTTCAAAAAATCCCGAAGAAGAGAGCGATAGAGAAGGGGACAGCGAATCTCAGACAGAGAAAGATAGAAGTGGGGATAGCGATGAAACAGAAGACTCAAAAGATGGCGAGGGGGGAGACAGTGACAAAGACTCAGATTCAAAACCTGAAGGAGATACCTCCGGAAACGGGGATAGTTTCGAAAATGTAGTGGATAAATCAGAGAATATCAAAGATATTGTTGAAACTCTAGGCGGATCTCCTTCACCTACAGGCGGAGATAATGCAGAAAAACCTAAAGAGCAAAAACAACACATACATATCACATTTAAGGAGTACTCAACTATTGATGGTGTTGTAGTTGTAGAGGGTAAAGAATGTGACAATAGACAGTATAACAGAGCTATTGCAGAAGTTAGAGGAGATGCTCAATTCCTTTCTAGAAGATTAAACGCTGTAGCAGAAACGAGGGAGTATGTTCGTAATTCTCAAAGAACGGGAAAAATGGATCGCTCAAAAATTGCAGAAGTAAAGGCGGGAGTTTCTTCTATCTACATGCAAAAAGAAGTCGTAGAGACGGGAGTAGTTGGTGTTGGAATCCTTGTAGACAATAGTGGAAGTATGAAACTAGAAGAACCAGGAGGAAGAACCCGATCTGATGTAGCAAAAGAAGTAGCACTTTGTATTACGAAGGCTGCACAGTCCGTTCCAAAAATGGAAGTTCGTGTTTGGGCGCATGATACCGCAGAGTCTTATCATGTTTCTGGAGGAGCGACATTGAGAGAGCTTTATACTAGAGGTACAAAAACTCTCAAAAAAATTCCTCAACTAGACCCCGAAGGATCAAATGCAGATGCGGATGCACTGATTAAAACCAAAAAGCTGATGGAGGAGGAATTTGGACAGAACTTTATTCTAATTCTAATCAGTGACGGGGAACCCACGGATGTATCCGTTCAACTGGAAGGTAAATTAAAAACGGAAGATGCTGAGAAGGCATTAAAGCTTTCCGTTGATAAGATAAGAAAAGAAGGGATACCCTTTATTCCTGTCTTAATTGGGCCTGTTAGAGCTGCAAATTATCTGTATGGAAATGGTAAGTTTTTAGATTTTTCGTCTGGGGACTTCTACAAAAGCTTTATTAGATTCTTTACTAAAGAAGTCTCTAAGAAATTGAATACCTATTAG